The following coding sequences are from one uncultured Desulfobacter sp. window:
- a CDS encoding adenylate kinase produces the protein MNILFFGPNGSGKGTQGKILKDKYNIAHVESGAIFRDNIKGGTELGKKAKAFIDAGDLVPDDITIPMMIDRIKQDDCKNGWLLDGFPRNKVQSEKLHAALNEQGIKLDYVIEMLLDREIAKNRIMGRRLCENDNNHPNNIFIDAIKPDGDKCRVCGGALSTRADDQDETAIDKRHSIYYDTDTGTLASSYYFRDLPDADFKYVTLNGEQALPDVTAELISKL, from the coding sequence ATGAACATTTTATTTTTCGGCCCCAACGGCAGCGGTAAAGGTACCCAGGGAAAAATCCTCAAAGACAAATACAACATAGCCCATGTTGAATCCGGTGCGATCTTCCGCGACAACATCAAAGGCGGTACAGAACTAGGTAAAAAAGCCAAAGCATTTATCGACGCCGGCGACCTGGTACCCGATGACATCACCATCCCCATGATGATCGACCGCATCAAACAGGACGACTGCAAAAACGGATGGCTGCTGGACGGGTTCCCAAGAAATAAAGTTCAGTCTGAAAAACTGCATGCCGCACTCAACGAGCAGGGCATCAAACTTGACTACGTTATCGAAATGCTGCTGGACCGTGAAATTGCCAAAAACAGAATCATGGGCAGACGGTTGTGCGAAAATGACAACAACCATCCCAACAACATTTTCATCGACGCCATCAAACCCGACGGAGACAAATGCCGGGTATGCGGCGGAGCACTGAGCACCCGCGCCGATGACCAGGATGAAACTGCCATCGACAAACGTCACTCCATCTACTATGACACAGATACCGGCACCCTGGCCTCTTCCTACTACTTCAGAGATCTGCCGGACGCAGATTTCAAATACGTTACACTGAACGGCGAACAAGCGCTGCCCGATGTAACTGCAGAACTGATCTCCAAGCTGTAA
- the eno gene encoding phosphopyruvate hydratase, with protein sequence MTELIDVRAREIIDSRGNPTVEVDVTLACGAQGRAAVPSGASTGTREALELRDKAENRFMGKGVLNAVANVNEVIAPEIIGYDAMDQAGLDLTMIDIDGTENKSRLGANAILGVSMAAARAAAAANGVPLYRHIGGINARVMPVPMMNIINGGAHAANNLDIQEFMILPFGAANVSEAIRMGAETFHNLKKILKGKGLSTGVGDEGGFAPDLGSNEEAIENIITAIEAAGYRPGKDIGIGLDAAASEFYKDGKYVFASENRAMSPAELIDYYESLIDKYPLVSIEDGLAEGDWDNWELMTQRLGNRIQIVGDDVFVTNPDIFKQGIARGVGNSILIKLNQIGTVTETLDTIQMAKDSGYTTVVSHRSGETEDSFIADLAVGVNSGQIKTGSMSRSDRVAKYNQLIRIEEELAECAVFPEDLFVLK encoded by the coding sequence ATGACTGAACTGATTGATGTCAGGGCAAGGGAAATTATTGATTCAAGAGGGAATCCTACGGTTGAAGTGGATGTGACCCTGGCCTGCGGCGCCCAGGGACGGGCCGCTGTGCCCTCCGGCGCGTCAACCGGTACACGGGAAGCCCTTGAACTTCGTGACAAGGCTGAAAACCGTTTTATGGGCAAAGGTGTGCTCAATGCCGTGGCCAATGTCAATGAAGTCATAGCCCCGGAGATCATCGGTTATGATGCCATGGATCAGGCCGGACTGGACCTGACCATGATTGATATTGACGGAACGGAAAACAAATCACGGCTGGGCGCCAACGCTATTTTAGGCGTCTCCATGGCCGCCGCAAGAGCTGCTGCCGCAGCCAACGGTGTGCCGCTGTACCGCCATATCGGCGGCATCAATGCCCGGGTCATGCCTGTTCCCATGATGAATATCATCAACGGCGGAGCCCATGCAGCCAACAATCTGGATATCCAGGAGTTCATGATTCTTCCCTTTGGTGCAGCCAATGTGTCCGAAGCCATCCGCATGGGTGCAGAGACCTTTCATAACCTGAAAAAAATACTCAAAGGCAAGGGGCTTTCCACGGGTGTCGGCGACGAAGGCGGGTTTGCGCCGGATCTAGGGTCCAACGAAGAGGCCATTGAAAATATCATTACCGCCATTGAGGCTGCCGGCTATCGTCCGGGCAAGGACATCGGCATCGGCCTGGATGCCGCCGCCAGCGAGTTCTACAAAGACGGCAAATATGTATTTGCCTCTGAAAACAGAGCAATGTCCCCGGCTGAACTCATTGACTACTATGAAAGTCTGATTGATAAATATCCCCTGGTCTCCATCGAAGACGGTCTGGCGGAAGGGGACTGGGATAACTGGGAACTCATGACCCAGCGCCTGGGCAACCGTATCCAGATTGTGGGAGATGATGTATTTGTGACCAATCCGGATATTTTTAAGCAAGGCATTGCAAGGGGTGTGGGTAACTCCATTCTGATCAAGCTGAACCAGATCGGCACCGTCACCGAGACCCTTGATACCATCCAGATGGCCAAGGACTCCGGGTATACCACCGTGGTATCCCACAGATCCGGTGAAACCGAAGACAGTTTTATTGCCGACCTTGCCGTGGGTGTAAATTCCGGGCAGATCAAAACCGGTTCCATGTCCAGAAGTGATCGTGTCGCAAAATACAATCAATTGATCCGCATCGAAGAAGAACTGGCTGAGTGTGCGGTTTTTCCCGAAGATCTGTTTGTTTTAAAATAG
- a CDS encoding CTP synthase gives MADITKYIFVTGGVLSSLGKGLASAAIGMLLESRGLTVTIQKLDPYINVDPGTMNPFQHGEVFVTDDGAETDLDLGHYERFTNAKLGKNNNFTTGKIYDQVITKERRGEYLGGTVQVIPHITDEIKQAITLVSDDADVVIVEIGGTIGDIESLPFLEAIRQFKADAGPSNVIYIHLTLVPYIKTACEVKTKPTQHSVKELRSIGIQPDILLCRTESLLTQDIKNKIALFCNVGADAVFTAKDVDCIYDVPIVYNEEGLGDMVLKKLNIWARAPRIDGWREMVERLKSPRHQVTIAIVGKYVDLTESYKSLNEALTHGGISNDTKVNLKFVDSSTLTKENVDGVLSTVDAVLVPGGFGSRGIEGKILAAGYARKNKVPFFGICLGMQMAVIEVARNLAGLEDANSEEFDADTPYPVIYLMKEWVDEQTGKVEKRDESSDKGGTMRLGAYPCLLAEDTFAMNAYKTENISERHRHRFEFNNEFKEKLVESGLVISGTSPDHGLVEIVELKDHPWYLGCQFHPEFKSKPMVPHPLFKAFIKAALKNKR, from the coding sequence ATGGCTGATATAACTAAATATATTTTTGTAACAGGCGGGGTGTTATCCTCATTGGGTAAGGGACTTGCGTCCGCGGCCATTGGCATGCTCCTGGAAAGCCGGGGGCTGACCGTGACCATTCAGAAACTGGATCCTTACATCAATGTTGACCCGGGAACCATGAACCCCTTCCAGCACGGTGAAGTATTTGTCACCGATGACGGTGCTGAAACCGATCTTGATCTGGGACATTATGAGCGGTTCACCAATGCCAAGCTTGGCAAGAACAATAATTTTACAACAGGTAAGATCTATGATCAGGTGATCACCAAAGAGCGCCGGGGCGAATACCTTGGCGGGACCGTTCAGGTCATCCCACATATCACCGACGAGATCAAACAGGCCATTACCCTGGTTTCCGATGATGCGGATGTGGTAATTGTGGAGATCGGCGGCACCATCGGAGATATTGAATCGCTTCCCTTTCTTGAGGCCATCCGCCAGTTCAAGGCCGATGCCGGCCCTTCCAACGTGATTTATATTCACCTGACCCTGGTGCCTTATATTAAGACAGCCTGCGAGGTGAAAACCAAGCCCACCCAGCACAGTGTAAAGGAGCTTCGCAGTATCGGCATCCAGCCGGATATCCTCTTGTGCCGCACCGAAAGCCTGTTGACCCAGGACATTAAAAACAAGATTGCCCTGTTCTGCAATGTTGGAGCCGATGCCGTGTTCACGGCCAAGGATGTGGACTGCATCTATGATGTGCCCATTGTCTACAACGAAGAAGGCTTGGGGGACATGGTGCTTAAAAAGTTGAACATCTGGGCCAGGGCGCCGCGCATTGACGGCTGGCGGGAGATGGTGGAGCGCCTGAAAAGTCCGCGTCATCAAGTCACCATTGCCATTGTGGGCAAATATGTGGATTTGACCGAGAGTTATAAAAGCCTGAATGAGGCCTTGACCCACGGCGGAATCTCCAATGACACCAAGGTGAATTTGAAGTTTGTGGATTCCTCCACCCTGACGAAGGAGAATGTGGATGGTGTGCTGTCCACTGTTGACGCCGTTCTGGTTCCCGGCGGATTCGGAAGCCGGGGGATCGAAGGAAAGATCCTTGCGGCCGGCTATGCCCGTAAAAACAAGGTGCCGTTCTTCGGCATTTGTCTGGGCATGCAGATGGCCGTCATTGAAGTCGCACGTAACCTGGCCGGCCTTGAAGATGCCAACAGCGAAGAGTTTGATGCCGACACCCCCTATCCGGTGATCTACCTGATGAAAGAGTGGGTGGATGAGCAGACCGGTAAGGTGGAAAAACGCGATGAATCTTCGGATAAGGGCGGCACCATGCGCCTGGGCGCCTATCCCTGTCTTCTGGCCGAAGATACCTTTGCCATGAATGCCTACAAGACGGAAAATATTTCCGAACGGCATCGCCACCGGTTTGAGTTCAATAATGAATTTAAGGAGAAACTGGTGGAATCCGGACTTGTCATTTCAGGGACATCCCCGGACCATGGCCTGGTGGAAATTGTGGAGCTTAAAGACCACCCCTGGTATCTGGGCTGCCAGTTCCATCCGGAATTCAAGTCCAAACCCATGGTGCCCCATCCGCTTTTCAAGGCATTTATCAAAGCGGCCCTGAAAAATAAGAGATGA
- a CDS encoding alpha/beta hydrolase, translating to MSDEFVTITGPGDIRLEGIFNRQETNKAAVITHPHPLYGGNMDVPLICRMAACFQSAGIAALRFNFRGTGVSTGTFDDGQGEQDDVKSALKFLSDQGYDQLLLAGYSFGAWVNAHVVNAGVEVTDHIMISPPAALLGFDSVEQLPHTGLILTGENDDLAPAFMVHDLLSKWQIAPRVEVLSGVDHFYAGALDQLESILSDYLQP from the coding sequence ATGAGTGACGAATTTGTCACCATAACCGGTCCAGGCGACATCCGTCTTGAGGGAATTTTTAACCGGCAGGAAACCAACAAAGCGGCGGTGATCACCCATCCCCACCCCCTTTATGGCGGAAATATGGATGTGCCTTTGATTTGCCGGATGGCTGCCTGCTTTCAATCTGCCGGGATTGCCGCCTTGCGTTTTAATTTCAGGGGCACCGGGGTCAGTACCGGAACATTTGACGATGGTCAAGGCGAGCAGGATGATGTCAAAAGTGCTTTAAAATTTTTGTCCGACCAGGGGTATGATCAGCTTTTGCTTGCCGGATATTCCTTTGGTGCATGGGTCAACGCCCATGTGGTAAACGCCGGTGTCGAGGTCACGGATCATATTATGATCTCGCCCCCGGCAGCGTTGCTAGGTTTTGATTCGGTCGAACAACTGCCCCATACTGGGCTGATTCTTACGGGTGAAAATGATGATTTAGCACCTGCTTTCATGGTGCACGATCTTTTGTCAAAATGGCAAATTGCCCCCCGGGTAGAGGTCCTTTCCGGTGTTGATCACTTTTATGCCGGAGCCCTGGACCAGTTGGAAAGCATTCTTTCAGACTACCTGCAGCCCTGA
- a CDS encoding Lrp/AsnC family transcriptional regulator: protein MDQIDIKILNILQENGKITNAKLSRMVGISAPATLERVKRLESAGVISHFTAVVDPEKVGFSIMVIVSITLSLSKLSSVPLIKEKFAELDEVVECYQIAGAHDFILKVVAKDIKAYAEFMNRKLTRIQGIQSIQSSIVIDSLKDKKILVLGADDDS from the coding sequence TTGGACCAGATTGATATAAAAATACTGAACATTCTCCAGGAAAACGGCAAAATAACCAATGCCAAACTTTCCCGGATGGTGGGAATTTCAGCCCCGGCGACCTTGGAACGGGTGAAGCGCCTGGAAAGTGCCGGGGTGATCTCCCATTTTACGGCCGTGGTGGATCCCGAAAAGGTCGGGTTCTCCATTATGGTTATTGTCAGTATTACACTGAGCTTGAGCAAGCTCTCTTCGGTGCCTTTGATCAAAGAAAAATTTGCCGAACTTGATGAGGTTGTGGAGTGCTATCAGATCGCCGGAGCCCACGATTTTATTCTCAAGGTTGTGGCAAAGGACATCAAAGCCTATGCCGAATTTATGAACCGGAAATTAACCCGGATTCAAGGCATCCAGAGTATCCAGTCCTCAATTGTCATTGACAGCCTCAAGGATAAGAAAATTCTTGTCCTTGGGGCCGACGATGACAGCTAA
- a CDS encoding hydantoinase B/oxoprolinase family protein, with the protein MSDPTKCRFSIDRGGTFTDIYAEVPGEAGFRVMKLLSEDPRNYPDAPREGIRRILEEVTGKPVPKAQFYAGQIEWIRMGTTVATNALLERKGAPSALVVTRGFGDILQIGNQDRPKIFDLEIKKPELLYQEVIEADERLRILREDEDASAVAEQIVKGITGDRLAVIRPLDPEAIRSDLEAVYDRGIRSLSVVLMHAYAWPEHEQAIGRMAREIGFTQISLSSQVMPRVKLVPRGDTTMVDAYLNPHIRTYLDSFRQGFKDKLTHTGLLFMQSDGGLAGADGFTGSRAILSGPAGGVVGYAMTTFDAEKKEPVIGFDMGGTSTDVSRFGGEYELVFETQTAGVRIQAPQLHIKTVAAGGGSRLFFDNGMFQVGPESAGAHPGPVCYRKKGYLTVTDANLVLGRIQPKYFPHIFGATEDQPLDVEAARKAMAGLTDDINTYCAAAGLPAMTMEGVALGFIRVANEVMVRPIREISVMRGFDIKNHVLATFGGAGPQHACAIARILGISKIFIHRFSGILSAYGMGMADVVTERQQPSSAVLCPQALQETDAVFEQLEKDARRELNHQGFSDEAIDADRFLNLRYQGTDTAIMICRPQGKGNQDNDYAAAFRSVYRREFGFDLSDRQILIDDIRIRARAKAAGVQRINISKANGDAPVLDTVQCCFEDGRQKTCVYDLEGLAAGHCIAGPALLIHQTSTILIEPGCTAAITQNGDVEITVGSGTRTQIDTILDPAQLSIFSNLFMSIAEQMGRMLQKTAISTNIKERLDFSCALFGPNGELVANAPHLPVHLGSMSDAVKAQIQRRANNLTPGDVLVSNHPAAGGSHLPDITVITPVFKNDQVIFWMASRGHHADIGGITPGSMPPNSRSLKEEGACIESFKLVENGIFQEAGISDLLLAPGKIKPAPGRPPISGTRLLAENISDLKAQIAANQKGIELVLEMVNDYGLDVVQAYMQHVQDAAEESVRERLKALSKSKGLAERDTICAKDHLDDGSPIGLALTIDRKDGSAIFDFQGTGAQIWGNCNAPKAVTKSAILYCLRCLIDKDLPLNHGCLIPITVKIPKGSLLDPSTDAAVVGGNVLTSQRITDVVLKAFGVAAASQGCMNNFTFGNDRFGYYETIAGGAGAGPTWHGRTGVQTHMTNTRITDPEILERRYPVLLREFSIRRGSGGRGQFNGGDGLVREVEFLAPLNVAILSERRVFAPYGMDGGEPGKKGLNLFIKKDGTAINMGAKNDILAQPGERFRIMSPGGGGFGTPTPDEQTDS; encoded by the coding sequence ATGTCAGATCCAACCAAATGCCGTTTTTCCATTGACCGTGGCGGAACGTTTACGGACATCTATGCCGAGGTGCCCGGAGAAGCCGGATTCCGGGTCATGAAGCTGTTGTCCGAAGATCCCCGGAACTATCCTGACGCCCCCCGTGAAGGCATCCGGCGCATATTAGAAGAGGTCACCGGAAAACCTGTGCCCAAAGCACAGTTCTATGCCGGGCAAATTGAGTGGATACGCATGGGGACCACCGTCGCCACCAACGCTTTATTGGAACGCAAAGGCGCGCCCAGCGCCCTGGTGGTGACCCGGGGATTTGGCGATATTCTCCAAATCGGCAACCAGGATCGGCCGAAAATTTTTGACCTGGAGATCAAAAAGCCCGAGCTTTTGTACCAGGAGGTCATTGAAGCGGATGAACGCCTGAGAATCCTGCGGGAGGACGAAGACGCCTCGGCAGTAGCCGAGCAAATAGTAAAAGGGATTACCGGTGACCGCCTGGCCGTGATTCGCCCCCTGGACCCAGAGGCAATACGATCCGACCTCGAGGCGGTCTATGACCGGGGGATCCGCAGTCTCTCCGTTGTGCTCATGCACGCCTATGCCTGGCCCGAACATGAACAGGCTATCGGCCGTATGGCCAGGGAAATCGGATTTACCCAGATTTCTCTCTCCTCCCAGGTCATGCCCCGGGTAAAGCTTGTGCCCAGGGGCGATACCACCATGGTGGACGCCTACCTCAATCCGCATATCCGCACCTATCTTGACAGTTTCAGGCAGGGATTCAAGGACAAGCTTACCCATACCGGCCTTCTTTTCATGCAGTCCGACGGCGGCCTGGCCGGTGCCGACGGGTTCACAGGCAGCCGCGCCATCCTGTCCGGGCCTGCCGGCGGGGTGGTGGGATATGCCATGACCACCTTTGATGCAGAAAAAAAAGAGCCGGTCATCGGATTTGATATGGGCGGCACCTCCACGGATGTCTCCCGGTTCGGAGGGGAATACGAACTGGTCTTTGAAACCCAGACCGCCGGTGTACGCATCCAGGCCCCCCAGCTCCACATCAAAACCGTGGCCGCAGGCGGGGGCAGCCGCCTATTCTTTGACAACGGCATGTTTCAGGTGGGGCCTGAATCTGCCGGCGCCCATCCGGGGCCTGTCTGCTACCGGAAAAAGGGATACCTTACAGTTACAGACGCCAATCTTGTGCTTGGCCGTATTCAACCCAAATACTTTCCCCATATTTTCGGAGCCACCGAAGATCAGCCCCTGGACGTGGAGGCAGCCCGCAAGGCCATGGCCGGTCTGACGGACGACATCAACACTTATTGTGCCGCGGCCGGGCTGCCCGCCATGACCATGGAAGGGGTTGCCCTGGGCTTTATCCGGGTGGCCAATGAGGTGATGGTCAGGCCCATTCGTGAAATCTCGGTGATGCGGGGATTTGATATCAAAAACCATGTACTGGCCACATTCGGGGGTGCCGGTCCCCAGCATGCCTGCGCCATTGCAAGGATCCTTGGGATATCCAAAATCTTTATCCACCGGTTTTCCGGCATTCTGTCCGCCTACGGCATGGGCATGGCCGATGTGGTCACCGAGCGCCAGCAGCCCTCCTCCGCCGTCCTATGCCCCCAAGCCCTACAAGAAACGGATGCCGTTTTTGAACAACTGGAAAAAGATGCCCGCCGGGAACTGAACCATCAAGGATTTTCAGACGAAGCCATTGACGCGGACCGTTTTCTAAACCTGAGATACCAAGGTACGGATACAGCCATCATGATCTGCCGGCCCCAGGGTAAGGGGAATCAGGACAATGACTATGCAGCAGCGTTCAGGTCTGTCTACCGCCGAGAGTTCGGATTCGATCTTTCCGACAGGCAGATCCTCATCGACGATATCCGGATACGGGCCCGGGCCAAAGCTGCGGGAGTTCAACGGATCAACATTTCAAAGGCCAACGGGGATGCGCCGGTGTTGGATACCGTCCAATGCTGTTTTGAGGACGGCCGGCAGAAAACCTGTGTTTATGACCTGGAAGGACTTGCCGCAGGCCATTGCATTGCCGGCCCCGCCCTTTTGATTCACCAGACCTCCACCATTCTCATCGAACCCGGCTGCACCGCAGCCATCACCCAAAACGGCGATGTGGAAATCACGGTGGGCTCAGGCACGCGCACACAGATTGACACAATCCTCGACCCGGCCCAGCTCTCCATTTTCAGCAATCTGTTCATGTCCATTGCCGAACAGATGGGCCGGATGCTGCAAAAGACCGCCATCTCCACCAACATCAAGGAGCGCCTTGATTTTTCCTGCGCCTTGTTCGGGCCCAACGGAGAACTGGTGGCCAACGCCCCCCATCTGCCGGTCCACCTCGGGAGTATGAGCGATGCGGTAAAAGCCCAGATCCAACGCCGGGCAAACAATCTTACTCCCGGAGATGTGCTGGTCTCCAACCATCCGGCGGCCGGGGGCAGTCACCTGCCGGACATTACGGTCATCACACCCGTATTCAAAAATGACCAGGTAATTTTCTGGATGGCGTCCCGGGGACACCACGCCGACATCGGCGGCATAACCCCCGGCTCCATGCCCCCCAATTCCCGCAGCCTTAAAGAGGAAGGGGCCTGTATTGAGTCGTTTAAACTGGTGGAGAACGGTATTTTTCAAGAGGCGGGTATTTCAGACCTGCTGCTTGCACCAGGCAAAATAAAACCGGCACCTGGGCGTCCACCCATCTCCGGCACCCGCCTTTTGGCGGAGAACATCTCCGACCTCAAGGCCCAGATTGCCGCCAACCAGAAAGGCATTGAACTGGTTCTGGAAATGGTAAATGACTACGGACTCGATGTGGTCCAGGCGTATATGCAACATGTCCAGGATGCGGCTGAAGAGTCTGTTCGCGAGCGTCTTAAAGCGCTCTCCAAATCAAAGGGATTGGCCGAACGGGACACAATCTGCGCCAAAGACCATCTGGATGACGGCAGTCCCATTGGCCTGGCCCTCACAATTGACAGAAAAGACGGCAGTGCAATTTTTGATTTCCAAGGCACCGGAGCTCAAATCTGGGGAAACTGCAACGCCCCCAAGGCCGTTACCAAATCGGCCATCCTTTATTGTCTCAGATGTCTGATTGACAAAGATCTGCCCTTGAACCACGGTTGCCTCATCCCCATCACCGTCAAGATCCCCAAGGGGTCCTTACTTGACCCATCCACCGACGCAGCCGTGGTGGGCGGCAACGTGCTGACGTCCCAGCGCATCACCGATGTGGTTCTCAAGGCGTTCGGTGTGGCCGCCGCCTCCCAGGGCTGTATGAACAACTTCACCTTCGGCAACGACCGGTTCGGCTACTACGAGACCATTGCCGGCGGGGCCGGGGCCGGACCGACCTGGCACGGCCGGACCGGGGTCCAGACCCACATGACCAACACCCGCATCACCGATCCGGAGATTCTGGAGCGTCGCTATCCCGTGCTTCTAAGAGAATTTTCCATTCGCCGGGGATCCGGCGGCCGGGGACAGTTTAATGGCGGGGACGGCCTGGTGCGCGAGGTGGAGTTCTTGGCCCCCCTCAATGTCGCCATCCTTTCAGAACGCAGGGTCTTTGCGCCCTACGGGATGGACGGCGGGGAACCGGGAAAAAAGGGGCTCAATCTCTTCATCAAAAAAGACGGCACAGCCATCAACATGGGTGCCAAAAACGATATACTGGCGCAACCCGGAGAACGTTTCCGAATAATGAGCCCCGGCGGCGGTGGATTCGGCACGCCGACGCCGGATGAACAAACAGATTCGTAA
- the tsaA gene encoding tRNA (N6-threonylcarbamoyladenosine(37)-N6)-methyltransferase TrmO: protein MTEDISISFSPIGFVKTNATKLPRHWSVSQEKGSLEILAEFAPALRDIEIGQKIVVLFHFHKSPAFNSSNLFQTPPHRSSSRGVFSICSPIRPNAVGLSVVEVTSKADGHIGVKNIDMMDGTPILDIKPMVTGHHDCPSAE from the coding sequence ATGACAGAAGACATATCCATTTCCTTTTCGCCAATTGGCTTTGTAAAAACCAATGCAACAAAATTACCCCGTCACTGGTCCGTATCCCAGGAGAAAGGCAGTTTGGAGATCCTTGCCGAATTTGCCCCTGCCCTGCGTGATATTGAAATCGGACAAAAAATTGTGGTGCTTTTCCATTTTCACAAAAGCCCGGCATTTAATTCAAGCAACCTCTTCCAGACCCCGCCCCACCGGTCGTCTTCCAGGGGCGTGTTCAGCATTTGTTCGCCCATTCGCCCCAATGCCGTTGGTTTGAGTGTCGTTGAGGTAACAAGTAAAGCGGACGGGCACATTGGAGTCAAAAATATCGACATGATGGACGGCACCCCGATTCTGGATATAAAGCCCATGGTCACAGGGCACCACGATTGTCCAAGCGCTGAGTAA